The genomic region tttgtaaTAAAATTACTAATGCAGTTAGCCAGATTGTTCAGCAGCACAATGTTGAAAATCTACaatatcatattttatttgaatgagGTGTAAGATGATAGGAGATATTCTATATAAGGTAATTATCTGGGCATGAATCTGTTTTCCCTCACTttggaaaaatgcaaagtaacaCTGATAGTTAATACACAGTACTTGTGCTTATTGAGCTGTTCTGCGTATGTAGATGCCATCACAACACTTGCGTAATGTACCTTTCTATTGAGAAAAATGGTCATTTATTTCAACATGGAATAAGGAGATGTACACAGTGAAAATGGCAGCCTAGGTAAAAAGATTTCTATATATGACTGACTTATCTTAAAACCATgataaaacatacatataaaatttaATTGTCTTTTAACGTAGCATGGGGAAGGTTTGAACAGTACACTGAACAGCACTCCCAATCTCTGTATTGGGTGCTAGTCTCTAGTGCCCCCTAGAGTATATATTCTTAACATCACAAACTTAATTTCTCATAGTTGAGGTCTATAGATTGAAGACCTTCAGGCAGAAGTCTAGTTGGAAGGATTTAGTTCTGTTATCTTTGTAACTTTCATAAATGTTTCCTgctaaacactttttttctgaacacatAAATGGTATGAAAGTCATGAGCAGCTATGAcctaaaaaacaaactcaaaaaaGGTAGACTGGATCGTACCTCGTACGTAAAGACACTCAACTATGAAATTCCCATCACCAGTTTTAGTTCCCTTTTGTGAATGAAACATTAGACAGAGCTAAGCTTTAGCATGTTTTTTAATCTGATACTTCAGTGAAAGATTCATGAGAACACTAAATTATTAACAAATATTCTCATTTTACCATTCTATTCCAGTGTAGATAAAGGCAACATTTGGGGGTTTAACACCAAATTTAtgtaaacaatttatttatagGTAGGTTCTAGCATATATTTTGACattatgaaaatacagtttgaaagcacatttttaattatgataATACAATGAGAAGgtactagaaaaaaagaaaagcaaaatgtcagGGAATGCATACATTTTCAAGTAATTAAGGTCATTGTGAAGcaaatgatttgaaaataatagtGTTATAAAAAGTTTTGCACTTTCactattttgcatttaaacaaaatgagtCACATTTACTAATTCTGAAAAGTTTGTGGCACAGTTATTTATGCCCATGTCTGCAATAGGCACTTACCTACATCAGTTACTTCACTCTCTTATGCCAGAGGTCAAAACAGGGCACAGCATGCAGTCGTACAAACTTTTGTCCATTAAAAGAACACTCTAGGCATCCATAGACTGTCTCCCTTTTAGAACTTCCCATTCCACAAAGGACGCAGGGACCTTTCGTGATGTTATTATGAAGTAAATTAATCCGGATATGAGCCCCTTCTCTGAGATAGCTTGTAGAGAGATTGGTCAGGCTTGCAGCTTTTTCATAGTAGTCTGTAAAAAGGTCCTCCAAGTAAACATCAGAGTTAGCGATGGTATCTACTACtcttttatctgaaaaagaaggcacacaaaaaaagagcagtggTTTGTCATTACATTATGAACTGTTCACAAAACAATCTGTAAATCTACTGATGGAAATGACAACTGATTCATGAAACCGTTCTAAACATGTCACCATAGATGACTTCTTATCAAAAGCCCTGCATGATgaaagttttcctttattttcacaaaagaCATTGGCAGAagctggaattatttttataaatgaccTGTATAGTataattgtaatttattttttttagaaatacacCTAATCAATCACAAATCGCCAAATCACAGCTGTGTACTTTCCTGTTTAAAcgttttcattttagtttttcaaattttgttttctaaaaattgttaattctgtttatttaatgaaaaagaaaaaaacaaacaaacaaaaaaaaacatcgcTTAAAGGATTTAGAAAATTTGGAGGACTCTATGCTGCCCTCTTAGAAGACTTCTGAGCATCCAAACACCCCAGGGAGAAGTCACTCTCAGACTGACCTGCTTGTCtcctctttcttcatttcttcttagtTTAGATAAGATGACCAACTTTTAAACAGCCAAAACTAGCAATACATAGCATACCCACAGATTTGCTCTCTTAGCATAATACTGGAGCAGAACTGAAGGCTTGGTCCATAAATGTCCTTTGATCAATAATGGGATACGGTGGAGCAAGGATACATGGACAGAACAGCCTTTAGAAGGATGTCTTTGATTCTTATTTATCTTCACTTTCAGATTTGCAGCTTTCCACAACAATTAGACtaagaaatcttaaaataaataaataaataaataggctaCATTCACTAGAACAAATCCCCAGATTTGAGTAATATAGTCAGAGATATCCCAAAGAAGACATAGCTACCTACATAAAGTGACACTTAGCGTTGTTGGCTGTTGTGTTCGTATCAGAGTGAGAAAGAGAACTATGACGCTATCATGCCGATATCCCTGCTACATGAAGATATAGCCTAAAGAGTACAttctaatatttaaattgttGGATACTTAAAATTAGTCATAAAAAGTATACCCTGCAATACTATTTATAACACGTATTGCATAATGCTCTATGTAAATTGCAAACATATGAAATAAGGTTAATATTAACTGATTAGTTGTATAATTACTCAATACCACACATCAGCCATGGactattatatattttaagatatttagTAACACCATAAATTTGTTATTGTGAAAAAGATTCTGTCATAACTTGACAATCAGTACATAAGAAATTGGAGTACATTTTACACTgaagttttctcattttaatgttCATCTTGCACACAaactaaagaaacaaataactACTCTACATGCAGTAACTAAGACATTTGTGTATAAATATCAAAAACCATACTTCGATGAAATAGATTACTCTTTAACATCCTTAATTTGTTCATTGAAGATGATGtggatttctctttttcaaatccTCCTTTTGAAATTGGAGTCACACATAGTtctgtaaaaatgaaacataagcTATTAGAAGAATGCAACATAAAAGCAATAGCTGTTCAACACAATTTAATATGCTTTTCTAACCTATAATAGGTTGATGAAGCTAGCAGTTACTAAATTCAGCTTTGCTAAAAATTGTAAAGGCTAGTACCACTGTCTAATACAAGTCTGCACGCAGCAATAACACACAGAATCAAATGAAATGTTCAATAggattttttaaacattcatgGTTTCCAACATACATCATCAGTTTGTTtataggttgttttttttttatgcaattcCTGCCCACATTAAGGGTTAATTCTTTAAATCATATTGATGGAGCTCCCACTTCTAAGTATCTACATAATCTCTGTAGACTCCtttgaaactaaaaataagaaCTTATAAGCAAGGGTGCAAGATCTATAGTCCTCTGTTCCAATGGAGATTCAACTgccaaaagttattttttttgaaatgaaaataaatatcacatTAGTTTTTATCcataacttgaaagaaaaacttgaaagcaaaatatatggATAATCAATTACAAGGAACTGAAAAAGCAGGACTTCaattgataattatttttaattgagttAGACAGATATCAGCTTCACTGATGATTTCAATGATTTAGCTAAAACGTTATTCTTGTGCTTGTACCTACCACTACATacaggtaaaataaaatcaaagcactTCAGAATTTGAAGTTAATGTTGAGCTCTATGGAACTGAATATAAAGAACTACTGtactgtattttctcttctactttTAATCCAGTAATTAAGCCTGATTGGGAGTGTATTTAAAGTTTTTACAGTAAAGTTCTTTCACTGCTCAGTAAAAAGGTGCTTTAAAACACAAAGTTCCTGTCATAGAATTTGAATACTGCATGTGCCAAAGAATACAGAGCTATTTGCAACTTCTAAAACTGGTACTGCTGTAGAGATCTGCAGAGGTACCTGCAGAGGTACAGAACACCTCCCTAATCTTTTGTCTTGCTATTTTAAAAAGGCCACAATGATAATCAGAGTTAAGAAATTCCTGAAACAATTTAGCAACTCTCACAGAAGTCCCTGTATTTAAGTACATGTAAATTTGGTGGTTGAAACACAATCTAACATTATTTGGTTTTACTAAGTTCTAGATCAAATCCTAAAAttgaatttctgctttattgCAAACAACACCAATAACATTACAGGCTACACATTAATTAGTGTAAATAATGTAAAGACATAAACTCTATCCTTTCTCCAAAAGGAGACAAACTTACAGGAGCTCCATAATGTTTtccatatttgttttcagtaattctatttctttgtaaatatcTTCAGATAGCTATACATGTAATGATATATCAGACTGAAATTACAGCCACAACAACTAAAATTCTTAGCTTTGCTTAAAAGTTCTGCACACTTTCTTCTTTACTTAGGTCTTTTTACTTTCCCATTTTATGCAAGTGTTCAGATGGTCATAAAAGTCTcgatatataaataaatgattttttgttcCTTGCAAGTGGAACATGTgggatgtaaaaaaaaacaaaacagaacaaaacaaaacaaaacaaaacaaacaaacaaacaaacaaacaaaaaaaacagtaaaacttaagttttaaaaatatttccatggcGAAGTATTTTCCACTACCTGCTTTGTTAATCTTTTCAGTAATAACCATTTTCCCCAGAAATTCAGACTACTTATGTTCATAAAATTAAGGCATGCCCATTTTATGGGATTGAGGCTTATGTaaatgaagaacaagaaaactgTTGAAAAACCTCAaaccactttaaaaaatgacagtaaTGACAATAATGCACAACTTACCAAAATTACCATCCAAATGAATATAAAGCTCAAACACACTAAAAGCAATTGTTGTATGTGCAGGAAAAACAATGGCTTTGTCCCGTCCTTTATAATTTTGGTCTTCAATAATGTGAAACTATAATTTGGAAaatcatcaaaagaaaaaaaaaaaaaagaaataaaaaataaacaaaacaacatcttAATTGTATATATTGAGAACTATTATACCAGGAGGAAGCTCTGAAACTGGAGATCAAATTTCatcagtaaagaatttcataCTATCAGTGTTGCATTTATACAGAGACAGTAATTTAACTTGCATCAGTCACCAAAAATTATGTGAATGTTATAAATGCTAGCAATGGACAAACCTCAGAAGATTCGAAGTTTCAATTATTCAAACATATTGATGACaacgaggggggggggggagaaatggGACAGGGAGCGAGATGCCAATCCTTGAAATAATAACAACCTGAAGTTGTAATGAGTTATAGAAGATGTATATAGTAATAAAAGATATATGATTATCAGAgtttcaaactgaaaagaaggaatttcCACATTTTTGCCGAGACTTCACCCAAAACAATGTCTCATTGTCTAGCCATCCTTTTATGCATTTTCCTTAGCTCACTCATATAAACGATACAAATAAAGAAGTTATTCAGTTTTACATCAGTGTGATAACATAAACTCACTTTAGAATTTTTCTAAGCTTACTTctgtaaaaatacaattaaatccAGCCATAAAATCTATAAAAATGAGCTTATTGTTTGCCTGTTTGAGTTACAGAACTTTATTTATCCTAAAACATATTTACCCTCATGGTTTCTCCACGCATTCCAGTATGGACAGTCAATGAGCACTGCCTTGTGGTCCTAATACTTTCCATGACCACGCACAAAATCTCCATCCTACTTTTTCTTGATTGATGTACTAGACAGTGatcaaagtttatttttctaaaatcaaGAGGGAGACAAGGAGGACATTCAGAGATTATTAGCAAATTGCAAAGCTTCTTGTATAATCAATAACTTGTATATTATGTATATCTTGTATATTAGTAATACAGTTATGAATTTTATAAGTAATAGCTTTAATGCTCTACCTTTGGGCTTCCATAAAGCTTATAATTGTGGAAAGTTTTGGTTAGAAATCTAAAATGATAACTATAGAAGCTGGCATACACTGAATGGATTAAAAACTAGCTGATGTGTATGAACTATAACTGCAATATACTATATGAAGTACAAACATGAAATGATCATCAAACAAGTGTGTTTCTAGGAGAATCTCTACAGGCACTGGCTCTTAGTCATATAAcacagatttgtttgtttgtttgtttgtttgtttgtttgtttttatcagcaGATGAGGATTTCTTCTTCCTAATGTTATTTGAAGTAAATTTCAAATTTGCAGTAGTAGGAAATTTAATACATAGGATCTTTGATGGACTCATCCtctctagatttttttctttttttcttggaagatgcactgtaattaaaacaagaattaaTTCCGATAAATTCTATAGCCCCTGTTATACTGGAGGTCATGTGCAGTGATTTAATCTGAGACTTGTTAGTCATACAAGAAACCTGGAAAATATCTGATGGTGAGTGGTATTTATTGCCTAAAATAACCAAAACCTAACCCTTTTTTGTATTAATAGATTTTGTTCAGAGATTCAACCTAACTGTATGAAATATAACTATGGAactagaaatatatatatatatttataatataaccTTGTAGTGAGTTCTTTAAGTAATGTCGGTACTTCAACTTCATGTTTGGTCACTATGCCAAAAGAAGCTTTAAAGGCAACAGAATCTGATCCAGCAACATCAAAACCAACATCATTCATTATCTGATTTCCTCTTCTACCATTGAGCGTAACATCCGATTTGTCTTCATAATTGAGCAACTGGTAAGATGAGACACCTGAGTAAAAGAAGATAACCATTGTGTGATGAAGATCTGAACATAGTACTTTTACATAACGTTACATACTTGTAACAGGacactttaattattttaaatttgtatagaataaatgtaaagaaaataatgaagtgcACTGTTCTTACTATACTTAACAATTTTGATATAAAATTCACAGCTCCATTACGTGCTTATTTATCAGTGCTACTACTGATGATTAATGGAAAGAGAGTGCGTGGGGTCTGAGGGATCTCTGTACCTCTCACTGACAGAGTTTTGCTCAGAGTCCCACATGGAATATATCTTAAGAATGAAATGGTGATTAggaatatttctgcatttctgtgcttAGCACTATTCTCCTTTATCAGGAGATATAGAACAAAAAGATATGCAATGTGTTTAAAGGTTTTTTGAAACACATTActctgaaacacaaacaaaatgagTTAATGAAGACTGCACGGAATATGAACCCTAGGAATAAAGAGAAAGCCAACATGGCGGATACACATCATGCCCATTTACTAATAACTTCAGCGCAGCTCTGGTGCATAACAAGTCATTGTGAAGACTTACTatacagtaatatatatatatatatatatatatatatatatatatatatacacattaccTGTGTATAGAATACACaggtaatttttccttttttctaattttttgaagaactaaatgtttttttaaagttgcattTACATATTTCCCTTGTAAAATAATGTTAGGAAATTCTAAAAATTTCTGGATGTAGTACAAATGAACCTtacattgttttccatttttgcaaTACATGTTTAAAGTGCAGATCTGCCAGTAACATTACCTTTGCCTTTTTCCCTGATAGGTCACAATCAGAATGTCTTGCCACATTTTCAGTGTGTCCCTAGTCATTCTAAAGAGTGTCAATTtaatctgaaggaaaacagattaaTTCTGacttacacaaaaaaaaaaaaaaaaagaaagaaagaaagaaagaaagaaagaaagaaagaaaaattgctctATTGTACAATAGAAGGGTGGGctccaaagcattttttaatgctataacattttattatatataatatatgctATAATGTAACATTTTCTTCATAACTTTAAATACCATTACACTaccagaaaaaatattagaacacattgaaaaattaatatgaacAGAGCAGGTAGATAAGGGAAATAGGCATTCAACTACATTGAAGAATCCaggttttattaatttttgtcttATTCTTTGAAGCGTTTAGAATAAAGTGACACTAGAAAGTCACCCAGTGTTAATCCCGTTTGTCTTTacttttaacaacaacaacaaaaaaaaaagcacatattttttcataacattaaaaagatttcaaatgtttatatttgtcacattaaaaaaaaaaaaaaaaaaaggaaattcaattAGAAATGTCTTTGCTTACACTAAAGGACAAAACCTTCTGCACATGACATCTAACCTTTACAGAAAAGACTAAAGGCTTTGTGagatttttaatgtgattttgaCTCACACTTTTCCTCTGACTtcttaaatgagatttttcaaatttttcagCTGGCTTGTCCTGAATGCAAGACTAGTAGGATTGGCAGGATTccaattttgtttcatattgcTTTCATCCTGAAATCACCTCTTTGTGGAGTCAGGTGGCATTTCTGTCTTCCTGTGCACAAACTGGCTGTCTTAGAGTTTCTAgttaatgcatttgttttgtaattaatacctttttaaaatgtattttaaaaaataaagtgatgaaACTGTTTTGAGAAAACATATGCTGTTATAAATTGTATAGACTTTTCAAAGGAAGGTACAAGAAAATATAGTTCAATTTTGTACCTCTTAATTCTCATAGGATCTTCTCAAAGCTTTCTGACATTGCAtagcaaaagcaatttaaatagTGCTGCCTCTTTAGGTATGTGAAAAAGATtacaaacatggaaaaaattTACAGAAATCCTATTACTTCAGTCAGATATCTGCTGTCAAATGTTTCTGCCTATGCAGAGCGTAGTTCAAAACATGAGATCACAAGCATGAAACAGATACCAAACTGAGTTCATTGTTACATATTTAAAAGTGAGAATGTAAAGAAAGgtgcaaaataaaagcacatatTAAGTAGCAATTAATCATACATGCATAAGTAAATATGCATTAGTACATCTTTCAGGAACTtgtgatttggaaaaaaacacaaagcttaaCTAAATCTGTTGTATATTAGTTCCTATCAAGGTTTTGAAATATAACTGACTTTTTTATACTTCTTCAAGAAGtcgtgtttttttgttgttgtttgtttgttttaccaatCTAACTTAtacttttttcctaaatatttattatatgatGAAGCAAGATACATTATATTACACATATACTAAAAAACCATCATACTACCAGTACAGACTAAGCCATAACTACTGGTCTGTATTTAGGGGAAAGCATGCATTATTCTGCTTTcaagaaagattaaaaacttACCTGCAGaaatttctttctccccttgAAGAATGTCTTTTAATGTGAAAGGTGTTGATgcaaatttagatttttttgaaagcaaacactttcttttcttaatcACAAGGCTCAGAGGCTGGTATTTATCAGCCTCACTGAGACTGGGCACTGGAACTAGTCTTCCTCCATCACCAACCTGTTTAACAAAGTTTTTGGTTGCAGCAGCAAACATATTACAACATTagtgatgataataataaaaccctCTGCATCAAGTGTAACTTCCAGACCTCAAACCCATGTTCAATTTCTCTTTACAATGTTCTTTGAagcaaattaatattaaaaaaaaaaaaaaaaaaaaaacctttttttccctttttttctttttaaaaaaaagcaagttataTTTTACTTGGAAAGGCTTGAAAGCATCTTAACTATCCAGCTTCTAGGTGTGTTGCTGAAGACCTCTCCCAAAGACCTTCAGCTAAGCTCTCTAGTTCTGCATCATGAATAATGAATTACCAATGTAAACTGATATGGAAATGCTTgtcctttcctctgcagtttAACACCACTGTTTGGaaaccaaaattaaaatcttaaaatgagAAGACAGCAACTTAGGTAATCCTTCGCTTCCTGACAGGGGTTATTGATGCATTGCTGTTCATTACAACCTTGCTGCAGCCGAATCCTAGCATGTTTTGCCACCAGCATCAGGGAGAGCATCTCAGTTACGCATTTGTGGAAGCAAACAGACCTGCTGAGGTAGTGtttcctttcagcagcagctgcacaacAGAACTTGCTCAAGCTCAGCGAGGGAGTCAGTGGCATGGGGCTCTGTGGAAGCACAAAGGCCAAGCGAAGTCTGGAAATTGCTGGAAGGCAGCAGTGGGCTCTCACTCAGCGCATGGTACTCTCCTCCCATGGAACACAGGGCTGGTCTTGAGACAGACAAGCTTCATATATTTGGCTTTGAAGTTGAAATTTCCAAATTTTCAGTAAGAGCTCTCAGAAAGTGCATAGAGTGTACttgtggaaaataataaatgtaaaattacagACAGAAGTGAGATTATTGATATTAAGGAGCAGCTCAAGAATCCTACAGGAAAAACATTAGTACAAAAAGATAAATTgtaaagggaaggaagagga from Aythya fuligula isolate bAytFul2 chromosome 6, bAytFul2.pri, whole genome shotgun sequence harbors:
- the PJVK gene encoding pejvakin, whose translation is MFAAATKNFVKQVGDGGRLVPVPSLSEADKYQPLSLVIKKRKCLLSKKSKFASTPFTLKDILQGEKEISAGVSSYQLLNYEDKSDVTLNGRRGNQIMNDVGFDVAGSDSVAFKASFGIVTKHEVEVPTLLKELTTRKINFDHCLVHQSRKSRMEILCVVMESIRTTRQCSLTVHTGMRGETMRFHIIEDQNYKGRDKAIVFPAHTTIAFSVFELYIHLDGNFELCVTPISKGGFEKEKSTSSSMNKLRMLKSNLFHRNKRVVDTIANSDVYLEDLFTDYYEKAASLTNLSTSYLREGAHIRINLLHNNITKGPCVLCGMGSSKRETVYGCLECSFNGQKFVRLHAVPCFDLWHKRVK